The Triticum aestivum cultivar Chinese Spring chromosome 3A, IWGSC CS RefSeq v2.1, whole genome shotgun sequence genome includes a region encoding these proteins:
- the LOC123061518 gene encoding myosin IB heavy chain, with translation MDRFRPLRRIQVEPERADPPPPPPAVAIGGAAEMVPAPAAGMLMGAKVRRRAAVYRDCMGDYIGVHNDPCLAKILAKQGDNKVLFADKVLKFTQSGKMKRRILVITDFALYLVDPDADILKRRIALAAVDKLCISKLSDNFFAIIVPTEYDYLMASTRKKEIVDVIVKAIQSTSEYEPEVASSNRFEYHAAAEVIKEVEFEEADGRIKTRITLEEKP, from the exons ATGGATCGATTCCGGCCTCTCAGGCGGATCCAGGTGGAGCCCGAGCGCGCTGACCCGCCCCCTCCCCCGCCGGCGGTGGCAATCGGCGGAGCGGCGGAAATGGTTCCGGCGCCCGCGGCCGGGATGCTCATGGGTGCCAAGGTGCGGCGCCGCGCGGCCGTCTACCGCGACTGCATGGGCGACTACATCGGCGTGCACAACGACCCGTGCCTGGCCAAGATCCTCGCCAAGCAAG GGGATAACAAAGTTCTGTTTGCGGACAAGGTGTTGAAGTTCACTCAATCAGGAAAGATGAAAAGGCGCATCCTTGTGATCACAGACTTTGCTCTCTACCTTGTCGACCCTGATGCTGATATATTGAAGAGAAGAATAGCACTTGCAGCTGTTGATAAGCTATGTATAAGCAAGCTCAGTGATAACTTCTTCGCAATCATTGTGCCGACCGAGTATGATTATTTAATGGCCAGCACTAGAAAGAAGGAAATTGTTGATGTTATAGTTAAGGCTATCCAGAGCACATCTGAGTATGAACCTGAGGTGGCTTCCTCTAACAG GTTTGAGTACCATGCTGCTGCCGAAGTGATTAAAGAAGTTGAATTTGAAGAAGCTGATG GACGCATCAAAACTAGGATCACCCTCGAGGAGAAGCCATGA